In Candidatus Cloacimonadota bacterium, the genomic window ATAAGATTCTCCTAATGCAAGGGAACCACCTGCAAGAACCCTTGAATATAAATCCTGATTATTTACTTGAATATCCCAGGGTCTTTCTCCATTAATCTTAACATCTGCATTAGCGAGAAGAAGTTCAATTGTTTGTTTCATGATTTTGCCCCTCTCTTTAAATTATTTCCTATTTAATCATTTTTGCAGTTGCCTTAATTGCCTGAATAATTTGTATATAACCTGTACATCTACAGAGATTTCCAGAAATTGCTGTTTTGATTTCTTTTTCAGTTGGATTTGGATTTTCCATCAGCAACGCAGTTGCACTCATTATCATTCCAGGGGTGCAGAACCCGCATTGGACAGCACCATATTTGATAAAATTTTCTTGTAATTTTGATAATTTGCAATTAGTTTCCACACCCTCAATAGTTATGATTTCCTTACCCTGAACTTGACTGGCAAGCATCATGCAGGAGCAGACCGCTTTTCCATTCATAATAACTGTGCAAGCACCACATTCTCCAATTCCACATCCTTCTTTGGTTCCTGTTAGTCCTAATTTTTCTCTTAATATGTCCAATAGACGCATATTATCAGGCACATCTAAAATAACAGTTTTTCCATTTACTTTAAATTTTAAGTTTATCATACTTTTCCTTTCTCGGTCATGGATTTGCACAGATATTATTTCAGCCACCTGCCTTTTCACCCTTCGTAGTTGCACTACTACGGA contains:
- a CDS encoding (2Fe-2S)-binding protein gives rise to the protein MINLKFKVNGKTVILDVPDNMRLLDILREKLGLTGTKEGCGIGECGACTVIMNGKAVCSCMMLASQVQGKEIITIEGVETNCKLSKLQENFIKYGAVQCGFCTPGMIMSATALLMENPNPTEKEIKTAISGNLCRCTGYIQIIQAIKATAKMIK